CCGCACTTTGTCGCGGGGCTCGCCTGGGGCATCATCTGCCTCACACCGTTCATTCTCATCCTCTGGAAGGCTGGTTTTCTTGTCTTCGACAATCGCCTCCTCTTTGGCAGCGACATACTCCGCTACGGCGCGCAGTGGCTGGCGTTGTTCTTCGCTGTCGGTTTACTGGAGGAGTACTTCACTCGTGGCTATCTCCAGTACACGCTCACTCGCGGCCTGGCCGGCCTCTTTCGATCAGCCTTCAAAACTCTTCACAGCAACGTTCTTGCCTTCTGGACTTCGGCTGTCATCTTTTCAACGTTTTTTGGCCTGATCCACGGCAGCAATCCCGGAGAGTCGCCCATCGGGCTGCTTACCGCAGGTATCGCCTCGATGATGTTCTGTCTCGTCCTCTGGCGTACCGGCTCTCTCTGGTGGGCCGTCGGCTTTCACACTACCTGGGACTGGGGCCAATCCTTCCTCTACGGAGTAGCCGACAGCGGCATCATGGTGCAACACCACCTCCTCGCTACCCACCCCGTCGGCAAGCCGCTGCTGAGTGGAGGCACAACGGGTCCTGAAGGCAGCGTCGTCATCCTGCCGATCATCATCCTGATTATCGCGGTCATCGTCTTCACGCTGCCGCGCACCAACGCGGGCTATACCCGGCTCCTGGAGCCACCGGTCGAGTCTCAGGATGGTGTCATCAGGGGAGCTGGATTGGAGTAGTTCCATCTGGAAGGTTTACGGCATGCCAGAGCTACGCGATCGGCGTCCCCTGATACCTGGTCTCGGCGAGGTCCAACTCGCGCTCCATCGTCCGCAACGTGTCATCACTGATCCGCCCCCTGTCGCGCAGACTGATCAGCGTGCGTCGCTCGGCCTGCAAGGCATCTTCCAGGATGCTTCGCAGACGTGTCATCGTCTCGGTGTCGGCGGCCTCAAGATCTCCTTCTTCGCCACCGCCGACGGCTGCAAGCTTGTGCCTGTACCGATGAATCAGGTCGTCGTATAGATGCTCTGCGTCCTGCCCTTGCCGCTTGCGTTCCTCCTCAAGATGATGAAGCGCCGCACGAAGTACGATTCTCCGTGCCTCCTTCTCCTCCGGATCCATGCCCGGTACGCCGGCCAGTCCCAGCGCGCGAATCAACGCGGGCAGCGTAAGACCCTGGAGCACGAGGGTGACTAGGATGACACAGAACGCCAGAAACACGATCAGGTTTCTTGTCTCAGCTCTACCGTTTCCCAGCATCTCCGGAACAGAGAACGCCGCAGCCAGCGCGATGACACCGCGCATTCCTGTCCATCCGACGACGAAGACCTCGCGCGGGCGCAGTTCCTCCTCTTGATGCCCCATCCATCGCCGTTCCACATACGACGCGATCTTGATGGCCGGAAAGACCCAGACCATTCGCAGCACGATCAGCACCACGCTGAAGACGGCTCCGTAAAAGATCAGCGTTCCCCTGCCGAACTTGCCGTGAATCCCGTTCAGGACGTAGGGCAGCTGCAATCCGATCAGCACAAAGACCAGGCCATTCAGCATGAAGGTCAGTGCGTCCCAGGCGCCATGCACCTGCAGACGCACCTCCGGCGAAAAGAACTGCGTACTCTTGCGGCTCAGGTAGATTCCGCACGCCACGACTGCCAGAACTCCTGAGGCCTTGGCGTGCTCTCCTGCGATGTAAGCTGCGTACGGAACGACGAGACTCACCACGAGCTCGACCGGACCGTAGTCGATGAACTTTTCCAGCCAGCCCACGATCACCCCGATCAGCAGGCCGATCCCGATGCCTCCGATTACCAGATACAGCAGCCTCGCCAGGCCCCCGCCCAGCGTCGGGGTCTCACCGCCCTGGATGATTCCAAGTCCAATCTCGAGCGCCAGCAGACCGGTCGCATCGTTCAACAGGCTTTCACCTTCCAGGATGTCGACGATCCGCCTGGGCAGGCCGATGGACTTTGCAATCGAGGTTGCGGCGATCGCGTCTGTTGTTGCGACGACCGCACCGAGCAGAAAGCCAGCCTTCCAGTCGAGCGCAGTGATGAAGTGCTCGGAGAACTCCGCTACGCCCCACACCGTGAAGCCGACCAGCCCGAACGCCATCAGGCTTA
This Tunturibacter gelidoferens DNA region includes the following protein-coding sequences:
- a CDS encoding CPBP family intramembrane glutamic endopeptidase, yielding MQTNTQDPLPDTPLPPTPHSPIERPSPLRHVFFGTDGLRAGWSMLIFIALFAAFLFLANFITHKIHPPTHHTSPDHTIPFYFMFLNEAVPLFGVGIITWIMSKVERRPIGVYGLGGASKLPHFVAGLAWGIICLTPFILILWKAGFLVFDNRLLFGSDILRYGAQWLALFFAVGLLEEYFTRGYLQYTLTRGLAGLFRSAFKTLHSNVLAFWTSAVIFSTFFGLIHGSNPGESPIGLLTAGIASMMFCLVLWRTGSLWWAVGFHTTWDWGQSFLYGVADSGIMVQHHLLATHPVGKPLLSGGTTGPEGSVVILPIIILIIAVIVFTLPRTNAGYTRLLEPPVESQDGVIRGAGLE
- a CDS encoding Na+/H+ antiporter, with product MEAGSSLHAVETVILLLLVLVAGFAAMARRIKVPYPIVLVLAGLIISFLPRMPRVPLDPNVVFVVFLPPLLYASAWWMSWREFRRNAILISLMAFGLVGFTVWGVAEFSEHFITALDWKAGFLLGAVVATTDAIAATSIAKSIGLPRRIVDILEGESLLNDATGLLALEIGLGIIQGGETPTLGGGLARLLYLVIGGIGIGLLIGVIVGWLEKFIDYGPVELVVSLVVPYAAYIAGEHAKASGVLAVVACGIYLSRKSTQFFSPEVRLQVHGAWDALTFMLNGLVFVLIGLQLPYVLNGIHGKFGRGTLIFYGAVFSVVLIVLRMVWVFPAIKIASYVERRWMGHQEEELRPREVFVVGWTGMRGVIALAAAFSVPEMLGNGRAETRNLIVFLAFCVILVTLVLQGLTLPALIRALGLAGVPGMDPEEKEARRIVLRAALHHLEEERKRQGQDAEHLYDDLIHRYRHKLAAVGGGEEGDLEAADTETMTRLRSILEDALQAERRTLISLRDRGRISDDTLRTMERELDLAETRYQGTPIA